From Glycine soja cultivar W05 chromosome 4, ASM419377v2, whole genome shotgun sequence, the proteins below share one genomic window:
- the LOC114408742 gene encoding F-box protein GID2-like, whose protein sequence is MKRPLSPSASGVNVEDRKMKKKAKAVENDDDNVERVEGLAHFDDNLLFEVLKHVDARTLAMSGCVNKQWHKTAQDERLWELICTKQWANTGCGEQQLRSVVLALGGFRRLHALYLFPLSKPQQTPSSSSSSTSSSSSSAWGPTIPQVIRSKPLRLGKDEVHLSLSLLSIRYYEKMNFNNRTTR, encoded by the coding sequence ATGAAGCGTCCACTGTCACCATCAGCGAGCGGCGTGAACGTTGAGGacaggaagatgaagaagaaggcGAAGGCGGTGGAAAATGACGACGATAACGTGGAGCGCGTGGAGGGGCTGGCGCATTTCGACGACAACCTTCTGTTCGAGGTCTTGAAGCACGTGGACGCGCGGACCCTGGCGATGTCGGGGTGCGTGAACAAGCAGTGGCACAAGACGGCGCAGGACGAGAGACTCTGGGAACTGATCTGCACAAAGCAGTGGGCAAACACTGGCTGCGGGGAGCAACAGCTAAGATCCGTGGTCCTCGCGCTCGGTGGCTTCCGTCGCCTCCACGCGCTTTACCTCTTCCCTCTCTCAAAGCCTCAACAAACaccatcttcttcatcttcatcgaCCTCGTCCTCTTCTTCCTCGGCCTGGGGCCCCACCATACCCCAGGTGATTCGATCGAAGCCGCTACGTTTGGGGAAAGACGAGGTTCACCTCTCTCTTTCGCTCCTCTCCATTCGCTACTACGAGAAGATGAATTTCAATAACAGAACCACCAGATGA
- the LOC114408746 gene encoding WD40 repeat-containing protein HOS15-like isoform X1, with the protein MISITSTELNYLVFRYLHESGFTHSAFAFGYEAGIDKNKNDDSVVPPGALVTFIQKGIQYLELEANLSGSDADMDEDFSFLQPLDLITKGPTELHNIVKAKKENLRQHKFESNKIMNDLSQDDSRRERVQETDKEMKEKENEHRLEKIRLEKEKEQPKLEYKETQHIDQNHTEKQEDKITVENLENRAQGGAEPMEISQSSMLSPDDTPCSDVKLLKGHTSEVFACAWNPSAPLLASGSGDSTARIWKIADGTCDSSVQNEPVNVVVLQHFKESTNEKSKDVTTLDWNGDGTLLATGSYDGQARIWSIDGELNCTLNKHRGPIFSLKWNKKGDYLLSGSVDKTAIVWNIKTGEWKQLFEFHTGPTLDVDWRNNVSFATCSTDKMIHVCKIGENRPIKTFSGHQDEVNAIKWDPSGSLLASCSDDHTAKIWSLKQDNFLHNLKEHVKGIYTIRWSPTGPGTNSPNQQLVLASASFDSTIKLWDVELGSVLYTLNGHRDPVYSVAFSPNGEYLASGSMDRYLHIWSVKEGKIVKTYTGKGGIFEVNWNKDGDKVAACFSNNIVCVMDFRM; encoded by the exons ATGATCTCAATCACTTCTACTGAATTGAACTACTTAGTCTTCCGTTACCTCCACGAATCAG GTTTTACTCATTCTGCATTTGCATTCGGGTATGAAGCAGGgattgataaaaacaaaaatgatgatAGTGTGGTTCCACCGGGTGCTCTTGTTACTTTCATACAGAAAGGAATTCAGTATCTTGAGCTGGAAGCAAACTTGAGTGGT AGTGATGCTGACATGGATGAGGATTTTTCATTTCTACAACCTCTGGATCTTATCACAAAGGGCCCGACTGAACTACACAATATAGTAAAAGCCAAAAAGGAAAATCTACGTCAGcataaatttgaatcaaataaaataatgaatgacTTGAGTCAGGATGACTCAAGGAGGGAACGAGTTCAGGAAACAGacaaagagatgaaagaaaaggaaaatgaacACAGACTGGAAAAAATTAGGttagagaaagagaaggagCAACCAAAGCTTGAGTATAAAGAAACACAACACATTGATCAAAACCATACAGAGAAACAAGAAGATAAGATTACTGTCGAAAATCTAGAAAATAGAGCACAAGGAG GGGCTGAGCCAATGGAGATCTCACAGAGCTCTATGTTGTCGCCTGATGATACTCCATGCAGTGATGTAAAACTTTTGAAAGGCCATACATCAGAG GTTTTTGCTTGTGCTTGGAATCCATCAGCTCCACTTCTTGCGTCTGG GTCTGGAGATTCAACAGCTCGAATTTGGAAAATTGCTGATGGAACTTGTGACTCTAGTGTGCAAAATGAACCAGTAAATGTTGTGGTGCTGCAGCACTTTAAAGAAAGCACCAATGAGAAAAGCAAGGATGTGACAACACTGGACTGGAAT GGGGATGGAACACTGTTGGCAACTGGTTCCTATGATGGCCAAGCAAGAATATGGAGTATAGATG GGGAGTTGAATTGTACACTAAACAAGCACAGAGGTCCAATCTTTTCTCTaaagtggaacaaaaagggGGATTATCTTCTTAGTGGAAGTGTGGATAAGACTGCTATTGTATGGAATATAAAGACTGGGGAATGGAAACaactatttgaatttcacactg GCCCAACTCTTGATGTTGATTGGCGAAACAATGTTTCATTTGCTACATGCTCCACTGATAAAATGATACATGTTTGCAAAATTGGAGAGAATAGACCAATCAAAACTTTCTCAGGGCATCAG GATGAAGTTAATGCCATTAAATGGGATCCATCAGGTTCTTTGTTGGCTTCCTGCTCCGACGATCACACTGCAAAA ATATGGAGTCTAAAGCAGGACAACTTTTTGCATAATTTGAAGGAACATGTCAAG GGGATATATACAATCCGATGGAGCCCTACAGGCCCTGGTACCAACAGTCCCAATCAGCAGTTAGTACTAGCAAG TGCCTCATTCGACTCAACAATAAAGCTCTGGGATGTGGAACTAGGGAGTGTACTGTACACCTTAAATGGCCACAG GGATCCTGTATATTCCGTTGCATTCAGCCCTAATGGAGAGTACCTGGCCAGTGGCTCCATGGATAGATACCTGCATATATGGTCCGTGAAGGAGGGCAAGATTGTAAAAACATACACTGGAAAAGGTGGGATATTTGAAGTTAATTGGAACAAAGATGGTGATAAAGTTGCTGCTTGTTTTTCAAACAATATAGTCTGTGTTATGGATTTCCGAATGTAA
- the LOC114408746 gene encoding WD40 repeat-containing protein HOS15-like isoform X2, whose product MDEDFSFLQPLDLITKGPTELHNIVKAKKENLRQHKFESNKIMNDLSQDDSRRERVQETDKEMKEKENEHRLEKIRLEKEKEQPKLEYKETQHIDQNHTEKQEDKITVENLENRAQGGAEPMEISQSSMLSPDDTPCSDVKLLKGHTSEVFACAWNPSAPLLASGSGDSTARIWKIADGTCDSSVQNEPVNVVVLQHFKESTNEKSKDVTTLDWNGDGTLLATGSYDGQARIWSIDGELNCTLNKHRGPIFSLKWNKKGDYLLSGSVDKTAIVWNIKTGEWKQLFEFHTGPTLDVDWRNNVSFATCSTDKMIHVCKIGENRPIKTFSGHQDEVNAIKWDPSGSLLASCSDDHTAKIWSLKQDNFLHNLKEHVKGIYTIRWSPTGPGTNSPNQQLVLASASFDSTIKLWDVELGSVLYTLNGHRDPVYSVAFSPNGEYLASGSMDRYLHIWSVKEGKIVKTYTGKGGIFEVNWNKDGDKVAACFSNNIVCVMDFRM is encoded by the exons ATGGATGAGGATTTTTCATTTCTACAACCTCTGGATCTTATCACAAAGGGCCCGACTGAACTACACAATATAGTAAAAGCCAAAAAGGAAAATCTACGTCAGcataaatttgaatcaaataaaataatgaatgacTTGAGTCAGGATGACTCAAGGAGGGAACGAGTTCAGGAAACAGacaaagagatgaaagaaaaggaaaatgaacACAGACTGGAAAAAATTAGGttagagaaagagaaggagCAACCAAAGCTTGAGTATAAAGAAACACAACACATTGATCAAAACCATACAGAGAAACAAGAAGATAAGATTACTGTCGAAAATCTAGAAAATAGAGCACAAGGAG GGGCTGAGCCAATGGAGATCTCACAGAGCTCTATGTTGTCGCCTGATGATACTCCATGCAGTGATGTAAAACTTTTGAAAGGCCATACATCAGAG GTTTTTGCTTGTGCTTGGAATCCATCAGCTCCACTTCTTGCGTCTGG GTCTGGAGATTCAACAGCTCGAATTTGGAAAATTGCTGATGGAACTTGTGACTCTAGTGTGCAAAATGAACCAGTAAATGTTGTGGTGCTGCAGCACTTTAAAGAAAGCACCAATGAGAAAAGCAAGGATGTGACAACACTGGACTGGAAT GGGGATGGAACACTGTTGGCAACTGGTTCCTATGATGGCCAAGCAAGAATATGGAGTATAGATG GGGAGTTGAATTGTACACTAAACAAGCACAGAGGTCCAATCTTTTCTCTaaagtggaacaaaaagggGGATTATCTTCTTAGTGGAAGTGTGGATAAGACTGCTATTGTATGGAATATAAAGACTGGGGAATGGAAACaactatttgaatttcacactg GCCCAACTCTTGATGTTGATTGGCGAAACAATGTTTCATTTGCTACATGCTCCACTGATAAAATGATACATGTTTGCAAAATTGGAGAGAATAGACCAATCAAAACTTTCTCAGGGCATCAG GATGAAGTTAATGCCATTAAATGGGATCCATCAGGTTCTTTGTTGGCTTCCTGCTCCGACGATCACACTGCAAAA ATATGGAGTCTAAAGCAGGACAACTTTTTGCATAATTTGAAGGAACATGTCAAG GGGATATATACAATCCGATGGAGCCCTACAGGCCCTGGTACCAACAGTCCCAATCAGCAGTTAGTACTAGCAAG TGCCTCATTCGACTCAACAATAAAGCTCTGGGATGTGGAACTAGGGAGTGTACTGTACACCTTAAATGGCCACAG GGATCCTGTATATTCCGTTGCATTCAGCCCTAATGGAGAGTACCTGGCCAGTGGCTCCATGGATAGATACCTGCATATATGGTCCGTGAAGGAGGGCAAGATTGTAAAAACATACACTGGAAAAGGTGGGATATTTGAAGTTAATTGGAACAAAGATGGTGATAAAGTTGCTGCTTGTTTTTCAAACAATATAGTCTGTGTTATGGATTTCCGAATGTAA
- the LOC114408745 gene encoding MFP1 attachment factor 1-like, translated as MSDPENTPAPQSEQDSSSPPPAQDQPVAADAKLGPAGVSFSIWPPTQRTRDAVITRLIETLSSPSVLSKRYGTMSPDEASTAARQIEDEAFSVAASSAASDNDGIEILQVYSKEISKRMLDTVKAKSTTASAAVDIGTPASDAAPAPAADGDSAAGAESET; from the coding sequence ATGTCCGACCCGGAAAACACACCCGCGCCCCAATCGGAGCAAGACTCCTCTTCGCCACCGCCCGCCCAAGACCAACCCGTCGCCGCTGACGCCAAGCTCGGCCCCGCCGGCGTCTCCTTCAGCATATGGCCCCCCACTCAGCGCACGCGCGACGCCGTCATCACTCGCCTCATCGAAACCCTATCCTCCCCCTCCGTCCTCTCCAAACGTTACGGGACAATGTCCCCCGACGAGGCCTCCACTGCCGCCCGCCAGATCGAGGACGAGGCCTTTTCCGTCGCCGCCAGCTCCGCCGCCTCCGACAACGACGGGATCGAGATCCTCCAGGTCTATTCCAAGGAGATTAGCAAACGGATGCTCGACACCGTCAAGGCCAAATCCACCACCGCTTCCGCCGCCGTCGATATCGGGACTCCTGCCTCCGATGCTGCTCCTGCCCCCGCCGCAGATGGCGACTCCGCCGCTGGCGCCGAGTCCGAAACCTGA
- the LOC114408748 gene encoding putative cyclin-A3-1, whose amino-acid sequence MQTRAAAKRKAIADTVVVTVEKQHPKKQRVVLGELTNIPNLILPETQCPRKEKLQCRKNPNVKKPSPTNNTLSSPHIDEPYVSDINDYLCAMEMQRKRRPMFNYMDRVQHVVTENMRGILVDWLVEVAVEYKLLSETLHLSVSYIDRFLSINPMGKSRLQLLGVSSMLIASKYEEVNPPRVDKFCSITDNTYKKAEVVEMEAKILAALNFEIGNPTAITFLRRFLGVASENQKSPNLKIEFLSFYLAELSLMDYDCIRFLPSTVAASVIFLARFIISPEVHPWTSSLCECSGYKPIELKECVLILHDLYFSRKAESFKAVREKYKQPKFKYVANLPSPPFVPSYYFEDQ is encoded by the exons AGTCACGGTTGAGAAACAACACCCCAAAAAGCAAAGGGTTGTGTTGGGTGAACTTACCAATATTCCAAACCTTATTCTCCCCGAAACTCAATGTCCGCGCAAAGAGAAACTCCAATGTCGGAAGAATCCCAATGTCAAGAAACCATCTCCCACAAACAACACCCTTTCTTCCCCCCACATTGATGAACCTTATGTTTCCGACATCAACGACTATCTTTGTGCAATGGAG ATGCAGAGAAAGAGAAGACCAATGTTTAACTACATGGACAGAGTTCAGCACGTGGTTACTGAAAACATGAGAGGAATATTGGTGGATTGGTTAGTGGAAGTTGCTGTGGAGTACAAGCTTCTCTCAGAAACCCTTCATCTATCTGTGTCATACATTGATAGGTTTTTGTCTATTAATCCTATGGGCAAATCGAGGCTTCAGTTGCTCGGTGTTTCTTCCATGCTCATTGCTTC GAAGTATGAGGAAGTTAATCCACCCCGTGTTGACAAATTCTGCAGCATTACGGATAACACTTATAAAAAGGCAGAG GTTGTAGAGATGGAAGCTAAAATACTTGCGGccctaaattttgaaattggaaATCCTACTGCAATCACTTTTCTAAG GAGGTTTTTGGGTGTTGCTTCTGAGAACCAAAAA AGCCCAAATTTGAAGATTGAATTTCTGAGCTTCTATCTTGCTGAGCTAAGTTTGATGGATTATGATTGTATAAGATTCTTGCCTTCTACCGTGGCTGCGTCAGTTATATTTCTGGCCAGGTTTATTATCTCGCCTGAAGTGCATCCTTGG ACATCTTCCCTGTGTGAATGCTCGGGTTACAAACCTATTGAGTTGAAAGAATGTGTCCTCATCTTGCATGACTTGTATTTTTCAAGAAAGGCTGAGTCCTTCAAAGCTGTTCGGGAGAAATACAAGCAACCCAAG TTCAAATACGTGGCAAACCTGCCTTCCCCTCCATTTGTACCAAGTTATTACTTTGAAGATCAGTGA
- the LOC114408747 gene encoding putative cyclin-A3-1 has protein sequence METRAAAKRKANAAIVVVVEKQHPKRQRVVLGELPNLQNLIVSKIQNPRKEKLQCRKNPNANKPSPTNNTLSSPQLDGSYVSDIHEYLREMEMQKKRRPMVNYIEKFQKIVTPTMRGILVDWLVEVAEEYKLLSDTLHLSVSYIDRFLSVNPVTKSRLQLLGVSSMLIAAKYEETDPPSVDEFCSITDNTYDKAEVVKMEADILKSLKFEMGNPTVSTFLRRYANVASDVQKTPNSQIEHLGSYIGELSLLDYDCLRFLPSIVAASVIFLAKFIIWPEVHPWTSSLCECSGYKPAELKECVLILHDLYLSRKAASFKAVREKYKHQKFKCVANLPTPPYVPSCYFEDQ, from the exons ATGGAGACTCGTGCCGCCGCAAAGAGAAAGGCAAACGCCGCCATCGTAGTGGTTGTCGAAAAACAACACCCCAAAAGACAGCGGGTTGTGTTGGGTGAACTTCCCAATTTGCAAAACCTTATTGTCTCCAAAATTCAAAATCCGCGCAAAGAAAAACTCCAATGTCGGAAGAATCCCAATGCGAATAAACCATCACCCACAAACAACACCCTTTCTTCCCCTCAGCTCGACGGATCTTATGTTTCGGACATCCACGAGTATCTTCGTGAAATGGAG ATGCAGAAAAAGAGAAGACCAATGGTTAACTACATTGAGAAATTTCAGAAAATAGTTACACCAACCATGAGAGGAATATTGGTGGATTGGTTAGTGGAGGTTGCTGAGGAGTACAAGCTTCTCTCGGATACTCTTCATCTCTCTGTTTCATACATCGATAGGTTTTTATCAGTTAATCCAGTCACTAAATCAAGACTTCAGTTACTGGGTGTTTCGTCCATGCTCATCGCTGC AAAATATGAGGAAACGGACCCACCAAGTGTGGACGAGTTTTGCAGCATCACTGATAACACGTATGACAAGGCAGAG GTTGTGAAGATGGAAGCTGACATACTCAAGTCCCTAAAGTTTGAAATGGGAAATCCTACTGTAAGCACCTTTCTAAG GAGGTATGCTAATGTTGCTTCTGATGTCCAAAAA ACTCCAAATTCGCAGATTGAACATTTGGGCAGCTATATTGGTGAGCTAAGTTTGTTGGACTACGATTGTTTAAGATTCTTGCCTTCTATTGTGGCTGCCTCGGTTATATTTCTTGCCAAGTTCATTATCTGGCCTGAAGTGCATCCTTgg ACTTCTTCCTTGTGTGAATGCTCGGGTTACAAGCCAGCTGAATTGAAAGAATGTGTCCTTATCCTGCATGACTTGTATTTGTCAAGAAAGGCAGCGTCCTTCAAAGCTGTTCGGGAGAAATACAAGCATCAAAAG TTCAAATGTGTGGCAAACCTGCCTACCCCTCCATATGTACCGAGTTGTTACTTTGAAGACCAGTGA